From Acomys russatus chromosome 25, mAcoRus1.1, whole genome shotgun sequence, a single genomic window includes:
- the LOC127207861 gene encoding olfactory receptor 2T2-like yields the protein MLGVRNMNRGNGTSADFILLGLFPELHYLGILIISILLIYVIAFTGNAILVLLIWADSRLHTPMYILLSHLSLIDLALISTTVPKMVINFFSGKKTISKVACGTQIFFFFALGGSECLLLTLMAYDRYVAVCNPLRYSIIMNPRVCLWMALVSWGGGALNSLINTIYTMTFPFCGPREIHHFFCEMPAVLKLSCEDTSLYETVVSVICIVFVLLPLGLIMSSYLLIFLAVLRMNSPEGRRKALATCSSHLAVVSLYYGPAMIIYMTPHTFHTSEQDEILSVINTIFTPMLNPLIYSLRNKEVLAALRKVVSRRFVLK from the coding sequence ATGCTGGGAGTCCGGAATATGAACAGAGGGAACGGGACCTCAGCTGACTTCATTCTCCTGGGGCTTTTCCCAGAGCTGCACTATCTGGGCATCCTCATCATCTCCATTCTCCTGATCTACGTCATCGCGTTCACAGGGAATGCCATCCTGGTGCTCTTGATCTGGGCAGACTCTCGCCTCCACACCCCAATGTACATACTACTCAGCCACCTCTCTCTTATTGACTTGGCCTTAATTTCTACCACTGTCCCAAAGATGGTCATCAACTTTTTCTCCGGAAAGAAAACCATCTCCAAAGTTGCCTGTGGAacccaaattttctttttctttgcccttGGGGGCAGTGAGTGTCTCCTTCTGACCCTCATGGCTTATGACCGTTATGTGGCTGTCTGCAATCCCTTGAGATATTCAATTATCATGAACCCAAGAGTCTGTCTGTGGATGGCCCTAGTGTCCTGGGGTGGAGGCGCCCTGAATTCTCTCATCAACACCATCTACACCATGACCTTCCCCTTCTGTGGCCCCAGGGAAATCCACCACTTCTTCTGTGAGATGCCTGCTGTCCTGAAGCTCTCTTGTGAGGACACTTCCTTGTATGAAACAGTGGTGTCCGTCATTTGCATCGTGTTTGTTCTCCTCCCCCTGGGACTCATCATGTCCTCCTATCTGCTTATCTTCCTCGCCGTTCTCCGCATGAATTCTCCAGAGGGCAGGAGGAAAGCGCTGGCCACGTGTTCCTCGCACCTGGCAGTGGTGAGCCTCTACTACGGGCCAGCTATGATCATCTACATGACCCCCCACACTTTCCACACTTCGGAACAGGACGAAATACTCTCCGTGATTAACACCATCTTCACCCCCATGCTCAACCCTCtcatctacagcctgaggaacaaGGAGGTGCTTGCTGCCCTGAGGAAAGTAGTGAGTCGGCGATTCGTTTTAAAGTag